In one Limosilactobacillus oris genomic region, the following are encoded:
- a CDS encoding NAD-dependent protein deacylase: protein METTIQTAFDDAKHIVFLTGAGVSTASGIPDFRSANGLYTQNRNAEYYLSHRYFASDPDGFYEFCKKNLYFPDAKPNVIHEKQAALTQQDRATVITQNIDNLYEETGTKHLIDFHGNLYHVYCEKCGETVPVADYLKSRIHAKDGGPLRPDIVLYDEGIKQQNIINAVKAMQAADLVVIVGTSMKVYPFAGLLEYRNPNAKVVAINRQELHFSFDFEMVQEDATKFFAELKVK, encoded by the coding sequence ATGGAAACGACGATTCAAACGGCCTTTGATGATGCCAAACACATTGTCTTCCTAACCGGAGCTGGGGTGTCGACTGCCTCAGGAATTCCGGACTTTCGTTCAGCGAACGGCCTATACACCCAAAACCGGAACGCGGAGTATTACCTCAGCCACCGCTACTTTGCCAGTGATCCGGACGGCTTCTATGAATTTTGCAAAAAGAATTTGTACTTTCCGGATGCCAAACCCAACGTTATTCACGAAAAGCAGGCGGCACTGACCCAGCAGGATCGGGCAACAGTAATTACCCAGAATATTGACAACCTCTACGAAGAGACGGGGACCAAGCACTTGATTGACTTTCATGGTAATCTTTACCACGTTTACTGTGAGAAGTGCGGGGAGACCGTTCCGGTAGCAGACTACCTCAAGAGCCGGATTCACGCTAAGGATGGCGGTCCCTTGCGTCCTGACATTGTCCTCTACGACGAGGGGATCAAGCAGCAAAACATCATTAACGCGGTCAAGGCCATGCAAGCGGCAGACCTGGTGGTAATTGTCGGCACCTCGATGAAGGTTTACCCTTTTGCCGGCCTGCTCGAATACCGGAATCCAAACGCAAAGGTGGTCGCAATTAACCGTCAAGAGCTACACTTCTCTTTTGACTTTGAGATGGTGCAGGAGGACGCGACGAAGTTCTTTGCGGAATTAAAAGTTAAATAG
- a CDS encoding Ppx/GppA family phosphatase yields MENLAIVDLGSNSARMAITEVAPDGRFREIKRVKENTRLSEGMGREKMLQEPAMQRTIEALKRFKQLYQSVPGVKVRAITTAAVRQARNRQEFLERVEREVGIQLQVLSGKKEAYYDYLGVVRTLKLNHCLILDVGGASCELVLVQQRRARNMISIPVGAVNLSEQFHLNGYVRSADLFRAQVAMSDRLKKIPWLRYATRCPIVLLGGANRTLARMAWSYHHRHHRRSIHGYQLSSRAVYATYRELLNRNLAQRKKMPGLEPERADIIVGGMLPLISLLERNSDGRVIFSESGVREGIITEYVNQRKQHHE; encoded by the coding sequence GTGGAAAACCTCGCAATTGTTGACCTCGGCTCTAACTCGGCGCGCATGGCAATCACAGAAGTGGCTCCGGATGGCCGGTTTCGGGAAATTAAGCGGGTAAAGGAAAATACCCGGTTATCAGAGGGCATGGGCCGTGAGAAAATGCTCCAGGAGCCCGCAATGCAGCGGACAATCGAAGCCCTCAAACGCTTTAAGCAGCTCTACCAAAGTGTTCCCGGTGTCAAGGTCCGGGCAATTACTACGGCGGCGGTTCGCCAGGCCCGTAACCGTCAGGAGTTCCTTGAGCGGGTTGAACGGGAAGTTGGCATCCAGCTCCAGGTCCTGTCGGGTAAAAAAGAGGCCTATTACGATTACTTAGGGGTAGTGCGGACCCTGAAGCTAAACCACTGTTTGATTTTAGATGTTGGTGGCGCGAGTTGCGAACTGGTCCTGGTGCAACAGCGCCGGGCTCGGAACATGATTTCAATCCCGGTAGGGGCAGTCAACCTATCCGAACAGTTTCACTTAAATGGCTACGTACGGTCAGCGGACCTTTTCCGGGCCCAGGTAGCAATGAGTGACCGGTTAAAGAAGATTCCCTGGCTGCGGTACGCGACTCGGTGCCCGATTGTTCTCTTGGGCGGGGCTAACCGGACCCTGGCCCGGATGGCCTGGTCCTACCACCACCGTCACCATCGACGGTCGATTCACGGTTACCAGTTGAGTTCGCGCGCGGTTTACGCGACCTACCGGGAATTGCTGAACCGTAACCTGGCCCAGCGCAAGAAGATGCCCGGCTTAGAACCGGAGCGGGCCGACATTATCGTTGGGGGGATGCTCCCGTTGATCAGCCTCCTCGAACGGAACAGTGATGGCCGGGTGATCTTCTCTGAGAGTGGTGTTCGGGAAGGGATCATTACCGAATATGTCAACCAAAGGAAGCAGCATCATGAATGA
- a CDS encoding AraC family transcriptional regulator has protein sequence MDNDFKNLDNNRLESNILFIGQDSCPPNYFFRGNNVRSNYVLHYILDGQGTFSSANRPAVSLKQGDVFLLPKDVPCFYQADGEHPWTYLWIGFAGAKIKAMLDGSKLSSQRYLRQVQDSQFSHYLKLLYTTLKHDNSLANDILTEALTYQMFYQLVTEFPGKSSQTGSKAQKHLQLAQSYLEQNYRHSTCTVASLCDHLGLSRSYLYTIFKKGLTISPQDYLIRLRMEEARQRLRGSTEPVRQIAGEVGYHDEFTFSKAFKRYTGFSPSAYRQTRY, from the coding sequence ATGGATAATGATTTTAAGAATCTGGATAACAACCGTCTGGAAAGCAACATCCTCTTTATCGGCCAGGATAGTTGTCCGCCGAATTACTTTTTCCGGGGTAATAACGTCCGCAGCAATTACGTCCTGCACTACATTCTCGACGGCCAAGGTACCTTTTCATCCGCTAACCGCCCCGCCGTTAGTCTCAAGCAAGGGGACGTTTTCCTCCTGCCTAAAGACGTTCCCTGCTTTTACCAGGCGGACGGCGAACACCCCTGGACCTACCTCTGGATTGGCTTTGCCGGGGCCAAAATCAAAGCAATGCTCGACGGGTCGAAACTCAGCAGTCAACGCTACTTACGCCAAGTACAGGATAGTCAGTTCAGCCACTACTTAAAACTCCTCTACACGACCCTCAAGCATGATAATTCCCTGGCAAACGACATTCTCACCGAGGCGCTGACCTACCAAATGTTTTACCAGCTAGTCACGGAATTTCCCGGGAAATCTTCTCAGACGGGTAGCAAGGCCCAGAAGCACCTCCAGCTGGCCCAAAGTTATTTAGAGCAAAACTACCGGCATAGCACGTGCACAGTCGCCAGTCTCTGTGACCACCTGGGACTCTCCCGCAGCTACCTCTACACCATTTTTAAAAAGGGGCTGACCATTTCCCCGCAAGACTACCTTATCCGGTTACGGATGGAAGAAGCCCGGCAGCGATTGCGGGGTTCGACCGAACCGGTCCGCCAAATTGCCGGTGAGGTTGGCTACCATGATGAATTCACCTTTTCCAAGGCCTTCAAACGGTACACCGGCTTTAGTCCCAGCGCCTACCGGCAGACAAGATATTAA
- a CDS encoding alpha/beta hydrolase: MNKNTQRWAAALVIAALVVIGAFAWYSQRRTSRFIQSTTPTLFFHGGGSSYHAEEHMVNAAKKAGVTKTVLRADVSKSGQVTLHGTMQRHAINPIVEVNYQNNRQLDFQKHGEWAGNVVRVLQQRYGIKKVNMVGHSLGNISIIYYELQNGRNPRVPQLQKQVDIAGHFAGLNFAGLPAAIRQPQRLKLAKDGKPNKMNATYRGMTKVRQVYPQGQVAVLDIVGDTGHGTDGTVPNVSSLSLKYLVASRAKSYQVKVFHGKNAQHSKLHSNPAVDRALIKFL, translated from the coding sequence TTGAATAAGAATACGCAGCGGTGGGCAGCTGCCTTGGTGATTGCGGCGCTGGTCGTGATCGGTGCCTTCGCCTGGTATAGCCAGCGGCGAACCAGTCGCTTTATTCAGTCGACGACGCCAACCCTCTTCTTTCATGGTGGCGGCTCCTCTTACCATGCCGAGGAACACATGGTTAACGCCGCTAAGAAGGCGGGGGTTACCAAAACGGTTCTCCGGGCCGACGTTAGCAAGAGCGGCCAGGTAACCCTGCACGGGACAATGCAGCGGCATGCCATTAACCCGATTGTTGAGGTTAACTACCAAAACAACCGCCAACTTGACTTTCAAAAACATGGAGAGTGGGCTGGAAACGTGGTCCGTGTCCTGCAGCAACGGTACGGGATTAAGAAGGTTAACATGGTAGGTCATTCCCTGGGAAATATTTCGATTATCTATTATGAGTTGCAAAACGGGCGAAATCCCCGGGTGCCCCAGTTGCAAAAGCAGGTTGATATTGCGGGGCACTTTGCGGGCTTAAACTTTGCTGGGCTTCCTGCCGCGATTCGCCAACCCCAAAGACTAAAGTTAGCCAAGGATGGCAAGCCCAATAAGATGAACGCAACTTACCGGGGAATGACTAAGGTCCGGCAGGTTTATCCGCAGGGCCAGGTTGCCGTACTGGATATTGTTGGTGATACTGGGCATGGCACTGATGGGACGGTTCCCAATGTGTCATCGCTTAGCCTCAAGTACCTGGTGGCTAGCCGGGCTAAATCATACCAAGTTAAGGTGTTCCACGGTAAGAACGCCCAGCACTCCAAGCTCCACAGCAATCCAGCCGTTGACCGGGCACTGATTAAGTTTCTTTAG
- a CDS encoding alpha-galactosidase yields the protein MSIHVNEEQKLFHLQTAKTSYIFKILENGDAGQLYYGPRIPVKRAYENLASREEHDCTNTLTVDQPDFQLELIKQEYAGLGKGDYRYPAYQITYHDGSRTSEFKYAGFKITNGKQRLADLPSSFDDQGDDAQTLDIEFRDSYADVMLTLHYTAFDKEDVIVRSATFTNHGDAIVLNRALSAQLDLPDSNYDMVQFDGSWARERHLSRTPLRSGVQSISSLRTASSHQHNPFFMLARPHTDNNQGGVFGFNFIYSGNFIDSVEVDQFDTTRVLVGINPDEFGWHLADGESFQTPEAVMTYTSAGFNQLSHQLADFYQDHLINPHFARQERPILINNWEATFMDFTEEKLMPIVDEAHKLGIEMFVLDDGWFGHRDDDKSSLGDWFVDEKKFAHGIDGFAQKVHDRGMKFGLWFEPEMISIDSKLYEDHPDWMIATPGRQSTPARNQYVLDMTRTEVVDYLVDHISAIIKKTQLDYIKWDMNRNITEMYGAQLPADRQLEFAHRYILGVYQLYSRLTRAFPKVLFESCASGGGRFDLGMMYYAPQAWCSDDTDAVERIKIQGGTSYGYQQSMWGAHVSAVPNDQVGRLTSLATRAAVAYFGDFGYELDITKLPADQLAEIKDQVAFYKQYRRLFQFGRFYRLENPDTVSDNVYGWEVVNDDRTMAIAARFQILNGANPAYIRVYFAGLDPEKQYMVNDSQEKFSGAELMTAGYFVPRIMDRTKPEKDPSDFSSRLFVVKEA from the coding sequence ATGAGTATCCACGTCAATGAGGAACAAAAACTATTTCACTTGCAAACGGCCAAGACCAGTTATATTTTCAAAATTCTGGAAAATGGGGACGCAGGTCAACTATACTATGGTCCCCGTATTCCGGTGAAGCGGGCTTATGAAAACCTGGCGAGCCGCGAAGAACATGATTGTACCAACACCCTGACTGTTGACCAGCCCGATTTCCAACTCGAACTGATCAAGCAGGAGTATGCGGGCCTCGGCAAGGGCGACTACCGCTACCCGGCCTACCAGATTACCTACCATGACGGTTCCCGGACGTCAGAATTCAAGTACGCTGGCTTCAAGATTACGAATGGCAAACAGCGACTAGCCGACCTGCCATCCAGCTTTGATGACCAGGGGGACGACGCCCAGACCCTAGACATCGAATTCCGGGATAGCTACGCCGACGTTATGCTGACCCTGCACTACACGGCTTTTGACAAGGAAGACGTGATTGTCCGGAGCGCTACCTTTACCAACCACGGCGACGCAATCGTCCTTAACCGGGCCCTGAGTGCTCAGCTAGACCTGCCGGACAGCAATTATGACATGGTGCAATTCGATGGGAGCTGGGCGCGGGAACGGCACCTAAGCCGGACACCATTACGCTCCGGCGTGCAGAGCATCAGCAGCTTGCGGACTGCTTCCAGCCACCAGCACAACCCGTTCTTTATGCTGGCTCGGCCGCACACCGACAACAACCAGGGTGGTGTCTTCGGCTTCAACTTTATTTACTCCGGCAACTTCATCGACTCCGTGGAAGTGGACCAGTTTGACACGACCCGGGTGCTGGTTGGAATCAACCCGGATGAATTCGGCTGGCACTTAGCGGACGGCGAAAGTTTCCAGACACCGGAAGCGGTCATGACATACACCAGCGCTGGTTTTAACCAACTGAGTCACCAACTGGCGGACTTCTACCAGGACCACCTGATCAACCCGCACTTTGCTCGCCAGGAGCGGCCAATCCTGATTAACAACTGGGAAGCCACTTTCATGGACTTCACTGAGGAGAAGCTGATGCCAATTGTCGACGAGGCACACAAGCTCGGCATTGAAATGTTCGTGTTGGATGACGGGTGGTTTGGTCACCGGGACGATGACAAGTCTAGTCTGGGTGACTGGTTCGTTGATGAGAAGAAGTTCGCCCACGGAATCGACGGCTTTGCCCAGAAGGTGCACGACCGGGGGATGAAGTTCGGCCTCTGGTTTGAACCGGAAATGATTTCAATTGATAGCAAGCTCTATGAGGACCATCCAGACTGGATGATTGCCACGCCGGGCCGGCAGAGTACGCCAGCACGGAACCAGTATGTCCTTGACATGACGCGGACCGAGGTAGTTGATTACCTGGTTGACCACATCAGCGCGATTATCAAGAAGACCCAGCTGGACTATATCAAGTGGGACATGAACCGGAACATTACCGAAATGTACGGGGCTCAGCTGCCAGCCGACCGGCAATTGGAGTTTGCCCACCGCTACATCCTTGGTGTTTACCAGCTCTACTCCCGGTTGACGCGGGCTTTCCCAAAGGTTCTCTTTGAATCCTGTGCCTCCGGTGGTGGCCGTTTTGACCTTGGTATGATGTACTACGCACCGCAAGCCTGGTGCAGTGACGATACTGATGCGGTGGAACGGATCAAAATCCAGGGCGGGACTTCTTATGGTTATCAGCAGTCGATGTGGGGCGCCCACGTTTCGGCCGTGCCGAATGACCAGGTGGGCCGCTTGACTTCCTTGGCCACCCGGGCCGCAGTAGCTTACTTCGGGGACTTTGGTTACGAACTGGATATCACGAAACTGCCGGCCGACCAGTTGGCGGAAATCAAAGACCAGGTGGCCTTTTACAAGCAATACCGGCGCCTCTTCCAGTTTGGGCGGTTTTACCGGCTGGAAAATCCGGACACGGTTAGCGATAACGTTTACGGTTGGGAAGTGGTCAATGACGACCGTACTATGGCGATCGCGGCCCGTTTCCAGATCCTCAATGGAGCCAACCCAGCCTATATCCGGGTTTACTTTGCCGGCTTGGATCCAGAAAAGCAGTACATGGTCAATGACAGCCAGGAGAAGTTCTCCGGTGCTGAGTTAATGACCGCCGGCTACTTTGTCCCGCGGATTATGGACCGGACGAAGCCAGAGAAGGACCCGTCCGACTTTAGCAGCCGCCTCTTCGTGGTCAAGGAAGCATAA
- a CDS encoding IpaB/EvcA family protein has product MSEEIKLNAANQELLKQVNDLYPEGSVFVQFHGEKSGYVRHDQATQKTLPGGLFIIVTDLTEPNYTASHELLHLLMLLRGFPQIFFQLSLGDQQLDEQMMIMSTDLYNVAIHRVVVAEQRKHGLINDQVEAEYLRGIEHTLTPEGGADDEEKTLRLLTLLDALVFYGDHFSQYEAALQEKYPTALAAAQKIYREIAAKPIQSPFDMRRSIVKIYSLFDQQMQDWGLPALHNNEYTTLSPVLSDRQLRLSLRQVFEIYHSDMKERGTSKRAYVGIRRSDGQNSFTMPAPNPESPEEFKRIYAQPVKKFLEEHSIPYIVRK; this is encoded by the coding sequence ATGAGCGAAGAAATCAAGTTAAACGCGGCCAACCAGGAGCTACTAAAGCAGGTTAACGACCTTTATCCTGAAGGCAGCGTGTTTGTTCAGTTTCATGGTGAAAAGTCCGGCTACGTTCGGCACGACCAGGCAACCCAAAAGACTTTGCCCGGCGGCTTGTTTATTATCGTCACCGATCTGACAGAACCAAACTACACGGCTTCCCATGAGCTGCTCCACCTCCTGATGCTGCTGCGGGGCTTCCCACAGATTTTCTTCCAGCTTTCGTTGGGGGATCAGCAGTTGGATGAGCAGATGATGATTATGTCGACTGACCTCTATAACGTTGCTATTCACCGGGTGGTAGTGGCTGAGCAGCGGAAGCACGGCCTGATCAATGACCAGGTGGAGGCAGAATACCTCAGGGGGATTGAGCACACGCTGACGCCCGAGGGCGGTGCGGACGACGAGGAAAAGACTCTTCGCTTACTGACCCTCCTGGATGCGTTAGTCTTTTATGGCGACCACTTCTCTCAATACGAGGCGGCACTGCAAGAGAAGTACCCCACGGCCCTGGCGGCGGCCCAGAAAATTTATCGGGAAATTGCGGCCAAGCCGATTCAATCGCCGTTTGACATGCGCCGGTCAATCGTGAAAATCTATTCCCTCTTTGACCAGCAGATGCAGGACTGGGGACTGCCGGCCCTCCATAACAACGAGTACACGACCCTGTCACCAGTTCTGAGCGACCGGCAGTTGCGGTTGAGCCTGCGCCAGGTCTTTGAAATCTACCACTCCGACATGAAGGAACGGGGAACCAGCAAGCGGGCTTACGTTGGCATTCGGCGGAGTGATGGGCAGAACTCCTTCACGATGCCGGCGCCCAACCCGGAATCACCGGAAGAATTCAAACGCATTTATGCCCAGCCAGTCAAGAAGTTTTTGGAAGAGCACAGTATTCCGTACATCGTAAGGAAGTGA
- a CDS encoding LytTR family transcriptional regulator yields MVARTYLAIDLKSFYASAECAAHHLNPLTTNLVVADESRTSKTICLAVSPALKRFGVPGRPRLFEVEQIVERLNRERAKQAPDHRLTKFKSVYRPQLLRNPRLQIGFKIVPPRMTFYLQKSAEIYEIYLRYLPPEMIHPYSIDEVLMDVTDYLQEHHVSAHALAKEIIQTIQLETKITATAGIGTNLYLAKVAMDIVAKRIPADEDGVRIAQMDESSYRRYLWAHEPLTDFWRIGRGYAKRLNKLGLHTMGDVARCSLGKLSDPLNEEVLYREFGKNAELIIDHAWGYESATMADIKNYRSDHHGIYSSIVLPKPYQYQEGRLVVREMVDMLSLQMVKRDLVADRFSLTINYDVQSLHQGRSFHGATVTDFYGREVPHPAHDAFSLPLPTASPRELTSHFLTSFQGKVNPDLLIRRVTVTANNLVKQAVAAQMTHSEQLDLFTNPHQHVAEAVAKQEQRQRDQQVQKMILRLQDQFGKNSIIRAADLKDGAVARKRNKEIGGHQA; encoded by the coding sequence ATCGTGGCCCGGACATACTTAGCGATTGATCTCAAATCATTTTACGCCTCCGCCGAGTGCGCGGCGCACCATCTGAACCCCCTGACTACCAACCTAGTAGTAGCAGATGAATCCCGCACGAGCAAAACCATCTGCCTGGCCGTTTCCCCAGCCCTCAAACGCTTCGGGGTCCCCGGCCGGCCCCGGCTTTTTGAGGTCGAGCAAATCGTCGAACGGTTGAACCGGGAGCGGGCTAAGCAGGCGCCCGACCACCGTCTGACCAAGTTTAAGTCGGTCTACCGGCCCCAGCTGCTTCGCAACCCCCGCTTGCAGATCGGCTTTAAGATTGTTCCACCCCGGATGACCTTCTACCTGCAAAAGAGCGCTGAGATTTACGAAATTTACCTGCGCTACCTGCCGCCGGAGATGATTCATCCCTACTCGATCGATGAGGTCTTGATGGACGTCACGGACTACTTGCAGGAGCACCATGTTTCCGCCCACGCCCTCGCTAAGGAAATCATCCAGACAATCCAGCTCGAGACCAAAATCACCGCCACGGCCGGGATCGGTACTAACCTCTACCTGGCTAAAGTAGCGATGGACATCGTCGCCAAGCGGATCCCGGCTGATGAAGACGGCGTCCGGATTGCGCAAATGGACGAATCATCATACCGCCGTTACCTCTGGGCCCACGAACCGCTGACCGACTTCTGGCGGATCGGCCGGGGTTACGCCAAGCGGTTGAATAAGCTCGGCCTGCACACGATGGGTGATGTTGCCCGGTGCTCGCTTGGCAAACTCTCAGACCCCTTAAACGAGGAGGTCCTCTACCGGGAGTTCGGCAAGAATGCCGAACTAATCATCGACCACGCCTGGGGTTATGAGTCCGCCACAATGGCTGACATCAAAAACTACCGTTCCGACCACCATGGCATCTACTCCAGCATCGTCCTCCCCAAGCCTTACCAGTACCAGGAAGGACGGCTGGTTGTCCGGGAAATGGTTGACATGCTCAGCCTCCAGATGGTCAAGCGGGACCTGGTCGCGGACCGTTTTTCGCTCACCATCAACTACGACGTCCAGAGCCTCCACCAGGGCCGCAGTTTCCACGGGGCCACCGTCACCGACTTTTATGGTCGGGAGGTTCCGCACCCGGCACACGACGCCTTTAGTCTTCCCTTACCGACTGCTTCCCCTCGTGAACTAACCAGCCACTTTCTAACTTCCTTCCAAGGCAAGGTCAACCCGGACCTCCTCATCCGCCGCGTGACCGTGACGGCCAACAACCTCGTTAAACAGGCGGTGGCAGCGCAAATGACCCACAGCGAACAGCTCGACCTCTTCACTAATCCCCATCAGCACGTTGCCGAGGCAGTCGCCAAACAGGAACAGCGGCAGCGGGATCAGCAGGTGCAGAAGATGATCCTGCGCTTGCAAGACCAGTTCGGGAAGAACTCAATCATTCGGGCGGCCGACTTGAAGGACGGTGCTGTCGCCAGGAAACGCAACAAGGAGATTGGAGGCCACCAGGCATAA
- a CDS encoding hydroxymethylglutaryl-CoA reductase, degradative, with protein MNDWQHGFYKLTAAERRERLAQALRLPSSVTALLTTNASALGNQLVENYLTDYPVPEGLALNLLVNGRHYQVPMAIEEPSVIAAASNGAQRVARSGGFTAPRQRRLLVGQVVLQAPVNERATLLDWLHAHQDELLAVANAAHPSMQRRGGGAKELRLRTPGGFISVDLLVDVCQAMGANSVNTMAEAVGHYLRQQGFNVLTAILSNYATESLQAVDCRIDFANLATKTMAGQKVAERIAALSDLAQADPYRAATHNKGIMNGIDAVMLASGNDWRAIEAGAHAYASRDGQYHGLSTWQLAEGQLVGHLTLPLPVGVVGGSIGLNPLTKANYQISGIQTAEELAAVTASVGLAQNLAALRALASSGIQAGHMKLQYRSLAISVGASSAEVPVLVKMLTQRKHVDQSLAKQLLDEIRKD; from the coding sequence ATGAATGATTGGCAGCACGGCTTTTATAAATTGACCGCGGCCGAGCGGCGGGAGCGGTTAGCCCAAGCGCTCCGCCTGCCTTCGTCGGTCACGGCGCTTTTGACTACTAACGCCTCAGCGCTCGGCAACCAGCTGGTGGAAAACTACCTGACAGATTATCCGGTCCCAGAGGGATTAGCACTTAACCTCCTGGTGAATGGTCGCCATTACCAGGTACCAATGGCAATCGAGGAGCCCTCGGTAATCGCGGCGGCCAGCAATGGTGCCCAGCGTGTGGCCCGGAGTGGGGGCTTTACCGCTCCCCGACAACGGCGGCTGTTGGTCGGGCAGGTGGTCCTCCAGGCGCCGGTAAATGAACGGGCAACGCTCTTGGACTGGCTACACGCCCACCAGGACGAGCTGTTGGCGGTGGCTAACGCAGCCCACCCGTCGATGCAGCGGCGTGGTGGCGGAGCAAAGGAGCTTCGTTTGCGGACGCCGGGCGGTTTCATCAGCGTGGATTTACTGGTTGATGTCTGCCAAGCAATGGGGGCTAACAGTGTTAATACGATGGCAGAAGCGGTCGGCCACTATTTGCGTCAGCAGGGCTTTAACGTGTTGACGGCCATCTTGAGCAACTACGCCACGGAGAGCTTGCAAGCGGTCGACTGCCGGATTGATTTTGCCAACCTAGCGACCAAGACGATGGCGGGTCAGAAGGTGGCGGAACGAATCGCGGCCCTTAGTGACCTGGCCCAGGCCGACCCCTACCGTGCGGCAACCCATAATAAGGGCATTATGAACGGAATTGACGCGGTAATGCTTGCCAGCGGCAACGACTGGCGGGCTATCGAAGCGGGCGCCCATGCCTATGCTAGCCGTGACGGCCAGTACCATGGACTGAGTACCTGGCAGCTGGCTGAAGGTCAACTGGTGGGCCACCTGACGCTCCCGTTGCCGGTCGGCGTGGTAGGGGGCTCAATTGGCCTGAACCCGCTGACCAAGGCCAACTACCAGATCAGCGGTATTCAAACGGCCGAAGAACTAGCGGCGGTAACTGCCAGTGTTGGTTTGGCCCAGAACCTGGCTGCGCTCCGGGCGCTGGCAAGTTCTGGCATTCAGGCCGGGCACATGAAGTTACAGTACCGGTCCCTAGCCATCAGTGTCGGTGCTAGTTCCGCTGAAGTTCCCGTGCTAGTAAAAATGCTGACCCAGCGAAAGCACGTGGATCAGTCACTTGCTAAACAATTATTAGACGAGATTAGAAAGGATTAA
- a CDS encoding YolD-like family protein has product MDQQQWEAEQKQFNDTSRYQDIMDVPRHVSRAHLPMPQVDRAGQFAPFAALTGYKELLDKTAKRYANKDYLSRSQLAALTKKIQALAAQRPWPQVKLTYFNGASGYYESYTGQLVAVDWRRQRLRFRDGKSVVIRNLKEIRKSKTPKKR; this is encoded by the coding sequence ATGGACCAGCAGCAATGGGAAGCAGAACAAAAGCAATTTAACGATACGAGCCGCTACCAGGATATTATGGACGTTCCCCGCCACGTCTCCCGGGCCCACCTGCCAATGCCCCAGGTCGACCGGGCCGGTCAGTTCGCCCCCTTCGCCGCCCTGACCGGCTATAAGGAGCTCCTTGATAAGACGGCAAAACGCTACGCTAACAAGGATTACCTGAGTCGTTCCCAACTAGCGGCCCTCACCAAGAAAATCCAAGCCCTGGCAGCCCAACGTCCCTGGCCGCAAGTAAAGCTGACCTACTTTAACGGTGCCAGCGGCTACTATGAAAGCTACACCGGCCAGCTGGTTGCCGTTGACTGGCGCCGGCAGCGGCTTCGTTTTCGCGATGGCAAGTCCGTGGTCATCCGCAATTTGAAGGAAATTAGGAAAAGCAAAACGCCGAAAAAACGATGA
- the trpS gene encoding tryptophan--tRNA ligase translates to MTEKKHVILTGDRPTGKLHIGHYVGSLKNRVALQNTGKYDTYIMIADQQALTDNARDPEKIRRSLHEVALDYLAVGIDPQQSTIFVQSQIPALSELTMHYLNLVTVSRLKRNPTVKTEIQQKKFGESVPAGFLIYPVSQAADITAFKADTVPVGDDQEPMLEQTREIVRTFNRIYQQDILVEPEGVFPPKGEGRIPGLDGNAKMSKSLGNAIYLSDDEDIIQKKVMSMYTDPTHIKVSDPGHVEGNTVFTYLDIFDPDKEQVAKLKEQYQAGGLGDVKIKRYLNDVLQAELKPIRERREQYAANIDYVDQILQEGSARANEVANQTLKEVRDAIGINYFG, encoded by the coding sequence ATGACGGAAAAGAAACACGTAATTTTAACAGGCGATCGGCCAACGGGGAAGCTGCATATCGGTCACTATGTTGGTTCCTTAAAGAACCGGGTGGCTTTGCAGAACACCGGTAAGTATGATACCTATATCATGATTGCCGACCAGCAGGCCCTAACTGATAACGCTCGTGATCCGGAGAAAATCCGCCGCTCCCTGCATGAAGTGGCTTTGGATTACCTGGCGGTGGGAATTGACCCACAGCAGTCGACCATTTTCGTCCAATCCCAGATTCCAGCCCTCAGTGAGCTGACGATGCACTACCTGAACCTGGTGACCGTTTCCCGGCTGAAGCGGAACCCGACTGTCAAGACGGAAATCCAGCAGAAAAAGTTTGGCGAAAGTGTCCCGGCGGGTTTCTTAATCTACCCGGTCAGCCAAGCGGCCGATATCACGGCCTTTAAAGCTGACACGGTCCCGGTCGGCGATGACCAGGAGCCGATGCTGGAACAGACCCGGGAAATCGTTCGGACCTTTAACCGGATTTACCAGCAGGATATCCTGGTAGAGCCCGAGGGTGTCTTCCCGCCAAAGGGTGAAGGGCGGATTCCGGGCCTCGATGGCAACGCCAAGATGAGCAAGTCGTTGGGGAACGCCATCTACTTGTCGGACGATGAAGACATCATCCAGAAGAAGGTCATGTCAATGTACACCGACCCGACCCACATTAAGGTTTCCGACCCGGGTCACGTGGAAGGCAACACGGTCTTCACCTACCTGGACATCTTCGACCCGGATAAGGAACAGGTGGCTAAGCTCAAGGAACAGTACCAGGCAGGTGGCCTTGGCGACGTGAAGATCAAGCGCTACTTAAATGATGTCCTCCAGGCGGAATTAAAGCCAATCCGGGAACGGCGGGAACAGTACGCCGCTAACATTGACTACGTGGATCAAATCCTTCAGGAAGGCTCTGCCCGGGCCAATGAGGTCGCTAACCAGACACTGAAAGAAGTCCGCGACGCCATCGGCATCAACTACTTCGGTTAA